A stretch of Henckelia pumila isolate YLH828 chromosome 4, ASM3356847v2, whole genome shotgun sequence DNA encodes these proteins:
- the LOC140860382 gene encoding dehydration-responsive element-binding protein 1A-like, with translation MFTSYYCHVEESSCSEEEVVIKLACNNPKKRAGRKKFRETRHPVYRGVRRRNSGKWVCEVREPNNNKSRIWLGTFQTPEMAARAHDVAVIALRGKSACLNFADSLWRLPIPASGNAKDIQKAAAQAAEAFRPELELSVEEELKTSAAFESPEDVLFLDDQLLFGMHELLADMAEGLMMPPPPQYSENMEMIHADVFLWNHSF, from the coding sequence ATGTTTACAAGTTACTATTGTCATGTTGAAGAATCCAGTTGTTCTGAGGAGGAAGTAGTGATCAAGTTAGCTTGCAATAACCCCAAAAAGAGAGCGGGAAGGAAGAAGTTCCGGGAGACGAGGCATCCCGTGTACCGAGGCGTGCGGCGAAGGAACTCCGGGAAATGGGTTTGCGAGGTCAGAGAGCCTAACAACAACAAGTCCAGAATTTGGTTGGGAACTTTCCAGACACCAGAAATGGCGGCGCGTGCACATGATGTCGCAGTGATCGCCCTTCGTGGAAAGTCAGCTTGTCTCAATTTCGCCGACTCATTGTGGCGCTTGCCCATTCCAGCTTCCGGTAATGCTAAGGATATTCAAAAGGCGGCGGCTCAAGCGGCGGAGGCCTTCCGACCGGAGTTGGAGTTATCCGTCGAGGAAGAACTAAAAACATCTGCCGCCTTTGAGTCGCCGGAGGATGTCTTATTTCTTGACGACCAACTGTTATTTGGGATGCATGAGTTGCTTGCCGATATGGCTGAGGGGTTGATGATGCCGCCGCCGCCTCAGTACAGTGAAAACATGGAAATGATCCATGCTGACGTCTTTTTATGGAATCATTCCTTTTAA
- the LOC140862735 gene encoding uncharacterized protein → MKEDLYDITDAAYCKIFRTTLSGRELTWFNKLPSGSIANLEQLTDCFIHQFSINKKYPKTAAYVFTIIQKEGKSLRDYVRRFTHAVHEVLHMNHDLLAGTMQQNLRHRNLRAKIEKFIKRGHLENFVDKSRGEKRDDRHRDEQPKRDYQKRHDETGKQHERADENFPTRGVFTGITGGPSCGDSNNARKALLRTAKGTNNLSSPTSLPMYEIGTIQDGLSFSDKDLENPRGTYNDALIILAKISNFWVKKILVDSGSSTDIIFHDAFVKLGISNAHLTPVNTPLVGFFGEVFEALGEVTLPLSLGSYPKRSTKMVKFLVVKSSSAYNVILGRPSLNIFQAIGSTYHMKLKFPTPGGIGEAVRDNFLARDCHAVTQRSSSGNRKRQVSSEERAPKPEKILRENGIHLVDEEAERK, encoded by the exons ATGAAAGAGGATTTGTATGACATTACAGATGCTGCTTACTGTAAAATTTTTCGAACAACATTATCAGGAAGAGAActcacatggttcaataagCTACCCTCTGGATCTATTGCCAATTTGGAGCAACTTACTGACTGCTTCATCCAtcaattctcaattaacaagaAATACCCAAAAACAGCAGCGTATGTATTCACAATCATTCAGAAAGAAGGGAAAAGTTTGAGGGACTATGTTCGGCGGTTTACTCACGCGGTTCACGAAGTCTTACACATGAATCATGATTTGTTAGCTGGAACAATGCAGCAAAACTTGCGCCATCGGAA TTTGCgagcaaaaattgaaaaattcataaaacgCGGACATTTGGAGAATTTTGTGGACAAGTCCCGCGGTGAGAAGCGAGATGACAGGCATCGGGACGAACAACCAAAACGTGACTATCAAAAGCGGCATGATGAAACTGGGAAACAACATGAACGAGCTGATGAAAATTTTCCCACTAGAGGAGTCTTCACCGGAATCACTGGGGGGCCTTCTTGTGGCGACTCGAACAATGCAAGAAAAGCCCTTCTGCGGACAGCAAAAGGAACCAACAATTTATCTAGCCCCACATCCTTGCCGATGTATGAAATTGGAACCATCCAAGATGGATTATCGTTCAGTGACAAAGATCTGGAAAACCCTCGGGGTACCTATAATGATGCTTTAATTATCTTAGCCAAAATCTCCAATTTTTGGGTAAAGAAAATTCTAGTGGATTCAGGAAGTTCGACcgacataatttttcatgatgCATTCGTCAAGCTGGGTATTAGCAATGCACATTTAACACCAGTAAACACTCCACTAGTTGGGTTTTTCGGAGAAGTATTTGAAGCGTTAGGAGAAGTAACGCTTCCTCTTTCCTTGGGTTCTTACCCCAAACGGTCTACTAAGATGGTGAAATTTCTCGTAGTAAAGTCTTCATCTGCATACAATGTGATCTTGGGACGACCAAGTCTCAATATCTTCCAAGCCATCGGATCGACCTATCATATGAAGCTAAAGTTTCCAACTCCGGGAGGTATAGGAGAAGCCGTTAGAGATAACTTTTTGGCCAGAGATTGTCATGCAGTGACTCAACGAAGTTCATCAGGAAATCGGAAAAGACAAGTTTCTAGTGAGGAAAGAGCACCAAAACCCGAAAAAATTTTGCGTGAAAACGGGATACATTTGGTGGATGAAGAAGCtgagagaaaataa
- the LOC140862736 gene encoding uncharacterized protein, producing the protein MVYVDGSSTSTGSGAGIVVESPQGDKFQYAIKFIFPATNNEAEYEAFIMGIKLALSVGAKIMTIHSESQLIVSQVNGNYEAKEDKMFGYLTQVNELLSRLDSYDVKQMPRMENESADRLAKLASSLANIDNRKITFLTYGKEETDESNVTIFYSDSEKPSWKDEIIDYLRRVNLPANQVEAQKLIVRAARFTIIDRELYKRGFSSPYLKFLTLAKGNYVLRETREGICRNHLADRALTGKALCQDTYGKQ; encoded by the coding sequence ATGGTTTATGTAGACGGTTCATCAACCTCTACAGGAAGTGGTGCAGGTATAGTTGTGGAGAGCCCACAGggagataaatttcaatatgccaTCAAATTTATATTCCCTGCAACGAATAATGAGGCAGAATATGAAGCTTTCATCATGGGAATTAAATTGGCCCTATCGGTAGGAGCAAAAATAATGACGATACATAGCGAATCCCAACTTATTGTCAGTCAAGTTAATGGAAATTATGAAGCGAAGGAAGATAAAATGTTTGGATACCTCACTCAAGTGAATGAGCTTCTCTCACGTTTGGACAGCTACGATGTGAAACAGATGCCTAGAATGGAAAATGAGTCAGCGGACCGCCTGGCCAAGTTAGCAAGCTCTTTGGCCAACATTGATAATAGGAAAATAACATTCCTAACATACGGCAAGGAAGAAACTGATGAAAGTAATGTTACAATCTTCTATTCTGACAGCGAAAAACCTAGTTGGAAAGATGAAATAATCGACTATTTAAGACGGGTTAACCTACCTGCTAACCAAGTCGAAGCTCAAAAACTTATAGTGAGAGCTGCTCGGTTCACAATCATTGACAGAGAACTGTATAAAAGAGGTTTCTCGTCACCTTACCTAAAGTTCCTAACGCTAGCCAAAGGAAACTATGTGCTCCGTGAAACTCGTGAAGGAATATGTCGAAATCACTTAGCCGACAGAGCTCTCACGGGGAAAGCATTATGCCAAGATACTTATGGCAAACAATGA